A stretch of Caenorhabditis elegans chromosome IV DNA encodes these proteins:
- the mai-2 gene encoding ATPase inhibitor mai-2, mitochondrial (Confirmed by transcript evidence), with protein MLSVSRAATRMTGMVARFSAGGHGDGAGRGGGSGGSIRDAGGAFGKMEAAREDEYFYKKQKAQLQELREHIQEEVKHHEGQLENHKKVLERHQQRISEIEAQERALGKE; from the exons atgctcAGCGTTTCAAGAGCCGCCACTCGCATGACCGGAATGGTCGCCCGCTTCTCCGCCGGAGGACACGGAGACGGAGCCGGACGCGGAGGAGGCTCCGGTGGATCGATCCGCGACGCCGGAGGTGCGTTCGGAAAGATGGAGGCCGCCCGCGAGGACGAGTACTTCTACAAGAAGCAGAAGGCTCAACTTCAGGAACTCCGCGAGCACATCCAGGAGGAGGTCAAGCATCACGAGGGACAACTCGAGAATCACAAGAAG gtGCTCGAACGCCATCAACAACGCATTTCGGAGATCGAAGCCCAGGAGCGTGCCCTCGGAAAGGAATAA
- the B0546.5 gene encoding G_PROTEIN_RECEP_F1_2 domain-containing protein (Confirmed by transcript evidence), with the protein MENASTTSVSTAITESPEFYNSLPPANYNLSDLTVTPMTYRDRIIVEFILNATSWLFSALLVIFVRLRKAIWMSLKSTIVFVTLGSFLLNIPLILFQAWMVFNLQAGHQPVYTVFVCSFLKNFCSSTTSAYQVLPFAVSLYRYRTVVLKGHPSPWFVINVHIIVTTIFIIYAFLNYPFGENNKNDVCYTLRFSNGMELVRIFSTLFFNFAAIIVNFVILRFVKHFESENKNIQSKRIQLTQSLLIQSVIPVIVSLPLLFLSFEFYFGIPMPSSFGSTWYALTFLGPFLMPLSSILGIRSTRKELLDTALCGCFPKRSVGHSQMKSAITVIMASRHERSFTIRDDD; encoded by the exons ATGGAAAACGCATCTACTACCTCAGTTAGCACTGCCATTACAGAATCTCCAGAATTCTACAATTCATTGCCACCAGCCAATTATAATTTATCCGACCTTACAGTAACTCCAATGACATATCGAGATCGAATTATTGTAGAATTTATTCTGAATGCTACATCATGGCTTTTCAGTGCACTTCTTGTCATTTTCGTAAGATTAAGAAAAGCTATTTGGATGTCATTGAAG AGCACAATAGTGTTTGTAACTCTTGGCTCATTTCTTCTAAATATTCcattgattttatttcaagCATGGATGGTTTTCAATTTACAAGCAGGTCATCAACCAGTATATACCGTTTTTGTTTGCTCATTTCTCAAGAATTTCTGTAGTTCTACAACATCCGCATATCAAGTTTTGCCATTT gCGGTATCATTATATCGTTATCGTACAGTTGTTTTGAAAGGACATCCATCTCCATGGTTTGTTATAAATGTTCACATCATAGTTACGACAatattt attatttacGCGTTTCTCAATTATCCATTTGGGGAAAACAATAAGAATGATGTGTGTTATACACTTCGATTCAGTAATGGAATGGAACTTGTTCGG ATCTTCTCAacgttatttttcaattttgcagccATCATTGTCAATTTTGTAATTCTTCGATTTGTGAAACACTTTGAAAGTGAGAATAAAA atatcCAATCAAAAAGAATTCAATTAACTCAAAGTCTTCTCATTCAATCAGTAATACCAGTCATTGTATCTTTgcctttattatttttatcatttgaGTTCTATTTTG gaatcccAATGCCAAGTTCATTTGGATCCACATGGTATGCTCTAACATTCCTTGGGCCATTTCTCATGCCACTCTCGTCAATTCTCGGAATTCGAAGTACACGAAAAGAATTATTGGATACAGCTTTATGTGGATGTTTCCCAAAACGATCAGTAGGACACAGTCAAATGAAATCGGCGATTACTGTAATTATGGCATCGAGACATGAAAGAAGCTTTACTATTCGAGATGATGATTAG
- the C04C3.4 gene encoding uncharacterized protein (Confirmed by transcript evidence), producing the protein MRNDVKLLELSPIDAHFLRYRPSDAAQNHRINNSTKWLLMMDPRNRESRRGLH; encoded by the coding sequence atGCGGAATGATGTCAAACTCCTCGAGCTGTCGCCGATAGATGCTCATTTTCTACGTTACCGCCCATCTGATGCTGCTCAGAATCACAGAATCAACAATTCGACCAAGTGGCTGCTAATGATGGATCCAAGGAATCGGGAATCGAGACGAGGCTTACACTAA